The nucleotide sequence AAAAGGGCTTCCTCTTATCTTAATTATGGGGAAATTATACAATTATTTCAGTTTTTTTGCATGTGGAACCAAATTGTACAAATGTCACACACTTTCAGAAATTTTCTGCAAGCAAGATTTTAGAGGATTTACCCTAGGGTTTTCAGCATTGCGACAATAGCTGCTAAAGAATCACATTTTTTGtccatttcaaaaagaaaaaaatgtagcTCTTTGATAGCCATCGTTTCAATGCCATTCCAGAAACCAGAAATCATCAACGTGGAAGCAACATTCTCGTTCTCCATTTAAGCCATAGTAGACAGAGTGCttgttttttaaaaattctttaGTGTCGCAGGTGTGAATGTGTGATGCCTGTGGCTAATGAATGGAACAGTGTTTGCAAGTTAGCAAAAAGATTTGGATTGTTAATGACAGAGAAATATTAGTAACACTAGACCTGCGTGTTGGTTGTCGAGGGGGAGTACTGATTTAGGTGGCTGCCACTTTTGACTCAGAAAGATTGGTCAAGATGTTTTGATAAATGTGTTTGATGAAGAGCAACATACCTAAACTCATCTATAACCTACTTCAACGGGGaaaaaaaacttttcttttttaagagaaTAAGAAAGATCTATCTAAAATATAATTATCTGGATTCAAATGCTTGAGAATACACTATTCAAGACTTGAAcctaaaattattatttgcaaAGCTGGCAAGCCCAATTCACGTAAACCTGAACTCATTCATGACTTCAAAGCacaataaatttaatttatcaGAAGCTAAAGAGAAAGATCACATATAGTTCGCGATATACAAAACAAATGGAATTTAAATTACACAAAATACTGTTTCAGAATACAAAATTATATTAACAATTATAAGAAATTGAGTTATACAAAGCCAATATGAGGTCAAGGCAATGGTTATTGCACATCACAAACAAGCCAAATTAAACAGTCAATTAGACTCAGGATTGTTTAATTGATATTCTAGATATAATGCACTaccaaaaatttatgcagttGTTCAGCATTTTTCTGGTTTCTGAGATGAAATGATTTTGGAGATTCTTTCAGATTTCAAGGCCTTTACTATGTCAGTTCATTTACAGAAGCTGGGCTGTGTAGATACTACATTTCAATGAACAAATACTTAAAATCAACAAAAAGTGAAATGGTACAAGATACAGTACAAGAACCACGATCGTCTCTGGCCTTCATCCCTGAAGGTATGAACGATTACTAACAGCCGCATTCTCCGTAAGAAAACACTCAATCTTTATTAATGCCTGCCAAACAGAAAGATAAGTTTACTCAGAAGTTTTCTTTTCCAGCAATCCAATATTGTGAGCTTCCAGCTCCAATACACCAGTTAATGGATGCAGGGGAAAAAAAGGATTTAAGTGAAAAGGTTTAAACATGAGAACCAGGATTAGGTACCTCAATAGCGATAGCAGTAGGCGTGAGTGCAGAAACGTCGTCATGACCCTGTTTATTTGCTATATCTGCACAATTGATAAAGAAAATGTAGTTTGGTAAATTGCATCAAGGAGTTCCTGAAGAAATGAATAAAATAAGCAATCAAGCCAACAGGTATACTTAATGACTAAGAGCACATCCAAATAGCCCCCTAGAATGTAGTATTTCTAGTGTATACGTAAAAACCCAAACCATGAGACGAAATGGAAGTGGAAAATATCAATAAACTTTGATCTGAGAATGCAACATAGATGAATTAAGAAAAACATTTGAAAGTATaatgaaaagagaaagaaatataAGATGCATATAGAGCACCATAATCAACCTAACTGAAAATGAACTATAGATTTCAATCATGGCCCGAATGGGGAGAAGAAAATAGATGAGAGAAGATGTAACCAACATATTTTTCAAACATACGTTCTAGGCAAACTCTTGCATCAGCATTGGCATAGGCCTTGCCCCTTTTTTCAGAGAGTGTGGTCAGCTTCATAAAAGCCTGCAGCAATGTAACTGTCAAATGATACATCCACCTATTGATTGCACATAATATAAATCATTTTAACACTCCCCAAACTTAGTTCACGGTCCTTTATAGTTGACTGGCAACCATTACGTGATAGCAGGTTGGTTATGTCACAActcagaacctcacccaaaaaggctagccagaaGATGTTATTTTGATTCCTTGGCTCTATatgagtacccaagatctacccagtacCCAGCCGACGTGGGACACgccgcatggatcctcacagGTTAGTTGACCACAATAAATGTGACTTGGAATTTCAAACACATTCCTTCAATGAGAGAAAGAACTTGCATGTTAAGGGCAAGAATGGAGCCTCTGAAGTGTGAACCAATATAAACATCATATATATCCCTGCCTCGAACTCAATGGTCTCTCCTTGGAACCATGACTGCTACAAATAGGCTATCTATGTGATTGTGCAACAAGTAGTTTTTTCCCTCCCCTCAAATGGCAGGGTGGCTACCTTTGTGTAGGGATCACCAGGTTCTTGATGCAAAAGAGGGCGAGAATCAGTCCCCACAGCAGCAATCCGCCTCGCCAGAGCATCCAAAGGAACGTCTAACCAAACACTTATTCCTTCTTTCATATATCTCCTGGCAATTCAAAGTAGGAACACCCAACTCatattctttctttgttttcagaGGAACCCAGTTTAGATAGCTTCAGAGAAGGTAAGACAGATAACATGTTTTCAATCAAGTCTATTACCAGTTAATTGGTCGAATCACAGCACCACCTCCAGTTGCAACAACTAAACGGCGCATTGAAGACAAATCCCGAAGCACTTTACTCTAAGATATGAATacagaaagaaaaggaatagcTTAGAAAAGTTGTTGTTCCTACTATAGATATAAACAAGCATATTGACAATAAACAATGACCCATTCATTTGCGTCGGCTATTCCATAATGGAGGTAGCAGATTAATCTATCATCTACTAATTACAAAATATCCTGGAAGATTCAAGATGAAAGAACATAgatcagaatttattttgaaccATGTCCACAGTTTAATCGCCGTAATTTCCAAAATGGTACCTCATTATCTCTGAAGAAAGCCTCACTGTGCTCCTTAAAAATCTGAGCAACAGAAGATATTCCAACAGCCTGCTCAACCAATTTGTCACTGCAACACCAGCAAACATGAAGGATTATTATCTCCTAGGAAAAAAGCCATCATACAACTAAGCTCTACAAGATTCATCTGAGAAGTCCTCCAAAGCAAAACTATTCATTCATGCTACATCATGACTAACAATACTAACCTGTCAAAAAAAGAATAACCTAACACTTCTGATAATATCTTTCCCACTGTGGTCTTCCCGGATCCCATCATTCCTGCATAAAACCAAATACTCAACCATTGCAAAAATGCATACAACAATTGTCGCTGCTACAATATCAACCATTTCTTGCCCAACGGGTGGGAAAAGGAAACTAACCAACTAGATATAGACACCGTCCATTCAAGTAAGGAAGAACATCTTCCGACTTTCTCTGCAATTATGCCAGCACCGAATCAGATGATGCTGTGAAAGAATCAATGCAACAACATAGCTATTCCCCCAGCCACAAAAACTTAACATAGCTATTCCCCCAGCCACAAAAACTTACTGCTATTCATCTTGAGAATGATTTCGTACCTTTAGTATGAGGGCTTCATCAACTGAGTTATGAAAGTTCTCCGACCCTACATGCCATTAAAATGCAatataaattaacttagctatgAAAAGGATAATATAGAATATTTATTACCAACAAAACCATAACCATGTACCATGACAGATATCTCAGAAGAAGCTAATTTTCAGTTATTGAAAATCTTAATTCAGCAAAATACATCAATCATAGTAGTGATCTTATGTCATATAAAGTCATTGAGAATAAGAATAGCAATAAGGTCATATCAAGCATTTTTATTGGAGTGGCCTGTTATGTAAGACACAGAGAAGCAGAAAGTTCTATACTCTTGTAGGGAAGCTGGAATAAATCTGATGCGGCTAACAGTTGAAATCAACCATATGCCCCAGTCAGTTCATAAGTAACAAATCACAGGGTAATAGTTCCAAATAGGATAACCAGATGGTAGAAATATGTGGGTCGATATGTTGAAAAGAATTAGCTTTCTTCGaaataatttaacaaaaaaatatgaAGGGTCAGAGCAGTCTCGTTTCTGCACATAAGCTTAATAATGAAGAGACCGATCACAataatctgatttttttgaacaaACACGGATGATAAATAGATCAATGGGAAATCACGTTTTCATTTTTGTGGCACAGCTCAAGCAAACATCGGCAAGTTCGAACTTGCAAATGAACCAACCAATAAGTGATATGACAGAGAGATTTCAATGCATGATTGCACTATGATCCAAATGTACCCATCAGGAGTTCGAAATAACCATCACAACAGTTCACTGTCCCCATGGTCACAGACACCAAAAGCATGATAAAAATCTAACTCAACTGCCCAAGAGAATATAACAGGACTATTTGCAAACAGCTAACCTATGTGAGGTTATGATGTTTTTCCCAGGAGAATCTCGCGGAACTATTTACAGAACCTCTCTCTTACAATAAGCGAGACATAAATCCACCCACCGGGTTGAAGGTTTCTTCGACATCCTTCGCATCTGCTTCTAGAAAAACTTAGAAGTTTAGATCTGTTTAATTACTACATAAGAAATAGTAATGCTACGTATAACGTTCCAATCTTCACAGTAGTTACCCCTAATTAAAAAACATCCAGCTTATATATAACAGAAAGAAACATTCGAATCTAGGAGTTTAGACGAAGTCAGAGCATAGCTTAATCCAAATAAGACAGActaagcattaaaaaaaaagctacaTTTATTTTATTCACATTCACCAAAGCTCATGAAAACATGGAAATTTCCCGTGACAATCAAAAAAACAATCCTATTTCAATGCATATAATTCAAAATAATAGTTAAAAAAGGAAGCAACTTTCTCGAGAAATTACCTCCGGATTTCTTATAACAACATGAAATCTTCAACTCCTGGTGCCTGGATCGAACTGCAGATTGGCACCTCCGGGAATCCCCCAATCTAAGCGTCTGGACCCTCCTCTCTTCCGAGAATCCACTCGGAAACCTCAAGAAACCGCCGGTTTTCCCCCCAGTCCTCTCGAAAGCGATCCAAGGACAGGACTGGAAGCTGAGAGCCGCACTCGCCTCCATCATTCAACCAATTCAAAAGATACCGAAGCCAAACAGAAAGATCTCCCTTGTCTCTAGAAATCACCACGAAAGGCTCCGCCGCCGATCGGAGAACCGGAAATCCGTCATTGTTTCGCGATCGAAGGAGACCGGAGGGTTGGAACCGGCGGGTGATTGGAAGGATCGAGGCGAGGCCCTTATGGCGAATCTCGGAACCCACGGGTTTGGGGAGGCCGCCGGCGGGGGCGGCGCACGATAAGCGGCGGAGGTGGCGCAGGgtagcgggggagggaggccgGGCCGGGGGCGGTGGAGAGTCGGTAAATATTTATAGTCGGCTTGCCGGGATCCTGACGCGTTCGAGCAGTtgcatttctttaaaaaaatatatatttcaaagtACCAAATTAACCCTCCTTCCTACAGTGCTAGTTTTGACCTCTTAATGCTGGGATTTTTTAAATATGCACACAATTTTTGAGATAATTATGTATGGACACAGGACACAGGAAGCCTAGGATTATTAGAGTTGTTCATAAATCCATCTCTGGCATCAAAAGATATCCATAAAAAAAGAGACATattttctcttaaaaaaaaggTTATGTGATGAATATTATgttacatataatatatattataatatgttatacagttttttttactaaaatggCCATTTATATATTACGAGTACGAatgcatccaataaaattaaaaaacaatatGTTTAGATTATAACATATTGTATTTTGCTAGCATGCACTTGTGAATgtttcattatatatatatatgtcatataaaatataaaaaatattttatttatcaaaatataattttaaatattatatagtATCAGGTACATGTTAATAAGATAATAGGTTtttcaaaaagttcttttataattCTAATatatggaaaagaaagaaagtattTAGATATTTGCTTAAATATAAAAGCAAATATTGTCCTGGAAGatgaagaaatttttaaaatgctATAACCTTTTCCTGACATTTAGAGAGTAAACCCAGTACaagcagaaaaaaaatattataaactatccaaaatatataaaaatcttATCAATTTATGAAGCTCAAGGCAACATCTAGAGCAAAAGAAAAAGCCTAAAATAATAGGAGAGTATTGCATAATTATCGCAACCTAATTAGAAAGGAATAATCGTACATTAAAGGTAATGTCTTTCACcaaataatatgaataaagtgttttcaatattttgaTTAGAGATTTATTTGTTAATTAGATAGATATTAAGGGTGAATGTGCGAAAATTTTTTGATCCGCAGGCAGATTTAACGATTagatttttttcagaaaaagaatGAGGGCAATGTAGTCACAGCAAATCTAGGGGTTTGGTggactcgagaaagaaaggaGCACCAGACACGAGGATCCAACAACCATGCCTCGTCGGACAAGGAGTTTGGTGGGAGATTTGACCGTGCTGAAATAAGAGCTCTACTAATctgcaattaatttaaaacaCCCAAAAGGGCACCCTCTCGCTGGGACGTGGGAATCAGGGAGTGGGCCCTATGTTCGAGCGTGTGCGTTTCCGCGAATTCTCAGAAAGTAAATGctttggagaaaaagaaaatgatggaTGAACTCGTCAAACCTTACATTTATCTATACGAATTCCTAGTCTTCGGACCAAGTGTCACGCGCCTGGTTGGGACTAAGTGGACTTGGTGGCACGTGAGTTAGCATACGTGGCAAATACGTGTATTTGTAGAGAAAATGGTGAAGCCGGAGGTTGCAGTATGGTGTACATAGTTGACCTAGTCATCGGCCGTTGGAGCAATAAAAGATTGGCCGAGATGGACTCGTCAACGCGACAATGTGATCAGTTTGGATTCATGTGAGAACCGTATCGCAGTCATTCGTCTATTGTGCAATCAGCCATGATAAGATAGTGCTTGTGCCTTCACAGGGTATGCTGTCTATTGTCAGACCTTCATGGATGGTGGATGATGTGGAAGCTCACTTCTTACATTACTAATGGAGGTCTGATTTTTTCCTATTATAAATCTATTTGGAAGGCCGCTGcactagaaaaaatatttttttttccttttttttatggtCAGCCTTGAAGAACAAATTGCATGCAGGATCAATGCCTGCTAAAAGAGATGGCAAGTGAGCTCCTTGTATGGAATCAGATTGGAGTCTATAAATCACCTCTGTTTTAGATGCCTGTTTACTGAAAGTCTTTTAGAGGACCTTCAGAATTCAGCTCAATTTGAAAGGTTAGCCGTCAGAGTATGCATGCTCTTTCGATGGATTAAAGACGACAGAATTCCAAGAAGTTAAAAGAGTGAGGAATCAATTGATCGCAACCCTATGTTAGAAATTTGGAAGGAAAGGAATGCAAGGACTTTTCTGAAGAGGAAGAGCTCTATTTATACCGTCTTACAGAAGACTCTTCATGCTTTCTTGAGTTGGAAGCACTTATGACCCAGGAAGATGGACATCATGCGTCAAAACCTGTGGATGGCTTCAGCATCCCTTCTGGCCATCAGGGTGCCTTGAGATCTCAGCATTGTATTGATGTTTGCTGCATTCATTTTGCgttctttttaattttgcgATCTTGTTCATAGTCCCCTTTTTTGAATAAAATTGGGGGAAGCATCTTAGTTCCTTCATTTTacatcaaaaacaaaaaaaaagatagtgcTTGTGGCATGCATGAGATGGAGCATGGACCATCTGTGGTGCGTGCGCAACAACATAGATGATATGCAGCCATGGATGGCCGCTATCAGAAGATGGATACCCATCAAACAAGACACTCCACAAGTATGTGCCGTGCTATGCACAGCATGTGTTGTTTGATAACAGTTTATCTCCTCATAGGCAGCTGTCTAGGGATGCATAGTACTATGCAGTGCGCAGGCCGCACCTAGTTGTGTGAAATGGCATTGCATGCGTTACACTAATGATATCCGGTCATAAATCCATGTGAGATAGATGAATCGATGTGATTGGATACCTAGATCTCTCCAATTCAATAGTACAGAGGATCAAAATATTTCCAAACGCTAGCCACTTTCACTATTTAGATATGAGTCCAATGTCTTAGTTAGGGAACGTTTGAATCCATAAAACAGCAGAGCGATGGAGCGCAACCTTCGCACACCATGTAttagaagaaaggaaaggagCAGCCATCTAATTATCTAAAGCATTTTATATAAGAATCTAATTATTTCTCTATTTAAAGTCAGGAAAAaagtaaattatttttctattcaaaaaataaaaaatattaaactaTCTTTCTTAGTTGAATTGCaactaattttttaattataaataaattcttCGGAATCAAAGTGCGAAGTAACTATATTTTCTACCTGCAACTTATTCAATACAAACCCCACTAGCTAATGTCTAACCCAATCACTAAGGTCTATCCAAGGGAGTGGAAAACATGCAGGATGACAACCTTACAAATATTAGTTTTTGCAACCATGAGAACACGGGGCAAGCTTATTTTGAAGCTTATTTTGACCAGGGTAGGTACACCAATATTCAAATTGAGAAGTTGGTATGCAACTGTATATGTAATATAATAACTTACATGTGCacacaacctttttttttttttttttttggtacaagaaGGCGCAAAACTAAAAGAGACAAAAGAGTTACAGCCTATCTAACAAGGCCTAATATACACAGCTCCACAAGGATTAAGGATTTGAGCAAAAACAGGATGAAGTCGATTATGATCCATAAGTGTATAGTTGCCTTCCAATGCTCGGCTAGCCAGAAAATCAGCAGCCTAATTGGCCTCTCCCCGATTTTAGGTCACTTGCGCACTTTGTATCCTATATGGCATACTTTTATATAATGCAATAGGTTTCACCCAACTCTTTTCTCGAAAATTAGAGAGAGGAGATAACTGTGTGAAACTATCATGCTCATGGTCTGCATTATGTATATAGGTTAGGTTGGATTAGTTAGGCCGAGAGAATTAAAGGTCACAAAACCTAATATATatgataaatatttaattttgataacaaataaaaatcTAGGTACTAAAACAAGAAGCCAGTTCCAAACTCAATGTCAATCTAATTCGATCAATTAATCTTGCAAGGTTCGATATATGACATATGAGCTGAGATCAAATAATAAAATGCTTAAAACAAGTTTACAAAGTATATGGGCAATATGGCCGTTAGAACTGTCGTCTGCATTAGGTGTGGCCACGTTGGCGCACTAAATCTAAATATAGTGCTTATCTTCAGCTTGTGGTCCGCTGCTCCGCGGAGGTCATCAACGCCGCCATCGGCTCACAGCTGTGTCGAAGTGTGGTTTCGTTGGGTCGAGGTATAAAGTGGCACCAAATTTCTGTACGTTGACAGCTAGTGGAGAGACTATATCCCACATATGTAACCTCATGGCAGTCCAAAATCTAATTTCTTCACCAATCATCGATTTAGGTGGCCCCTCAATTTTTGTAGACTACTTTAATTCTCTTCTATAAGTTTGTTGCTGAAACTTATCCAATAGAATCAGGCTACAACAAAACCAGCGGCAACAATAAAAAGCCCCACATGATTTGGTAGGTGGGTTGCATAAGAAGTTGGGAAGTTGGCCAATTCAAGGCAATTGGTGGACCAAGTATCACAAGCAGTGATGGGGGCCGAAATagatcgtccagcccacaacaGACACCAACGCCGACCGGACGTGTCATCGGTCCGGCCTACAATCAGCCCGACCTCGAACTCCACCGAAAGCTCCTCCGACCTCGGATATCCGCCGACGCGCCtcggccaagctcggagcacCTTCCTTATTCGCCGACGCGCCCCGggccaagctcggggcgccctccTTATTTGCTGACGCATGTCCTCTCCAATTATACGCCCCGACCCCTGAGCTCGGGGCGCTTCGCCAAGCACACCCGGCATCCATCAAGCTGACctcgccaaaaacttgatgcgatCTCTCAACGAGTTTAAACTTACCGACGGTCACACCCATATGCGTGCCCACGCCCTTTTACATGGTCGTATATTGCGACGCCACCATGACGTACTACTCTAGCAATACCCTGCCAACATCTTCCCGTTCCCAAGAACGGACTCCACCGCACGCCGTGATCAAACTCTGCGCGCCACTTCCACTCATGATGAGGAcaggccatatcctgccacggCTATCAACGCCTTACAAGAACGAACTCAACCGCGCACCACTCCTGCTCATGATAGGAATGAgccatacctccgccacctaAGCACCCTTACCGGGACAATAAATAAAACCAACAGGTAACACCTAAGGGGACTCTAGGGCAAGATCTACAAAACTCCATACTAACTTGATCAttggagggccctcaccgaaaacaccggtgaggctttgtgcatgTACACTGTCGGTCAAAGGAGGTAGCTCTCCTCATCTTCCTCCGCGCTCCGGCAGCTCCCTGACTCATCCGACGTGGTCACtctcgggccagatttgaaccacaacaagcAAGATGCCACTGCCTAATGGGAATGGAGGGTGAGAGATTAGGAGGTTGATGTTACCATCTGTATGGAAGTCAGAAGAAACCAAAGCAGTATTTTTTCAGCAAAATCAAAGCAACAAGAATTTTTGGTACATGTAATAAGTTAAATGCAAGCAAGAAGGGAAAGATCAAAGATGTTGAAGTTAGACTTGTATATCAAAGTTTGCGTGAAAGCCTGAGTTACGATGTGCGAAAGCTAGAAACGGGAGTCCTttgctattaaaaaaaaacgaatattttcttctttaaaaaaaggaaaaattataAGGACTTGTGACATTAAATGAGACTAAAATGCTACTATTGAAGTGCAACTCCGCCAGAAGCTAAAAAAATCCACAAGCATATACttttataattaaaataatagatatgtaaaaagGAGATCAGCACTAGTTCTccaaatttgaaatgagcacactttgttataaatttaaaaaaaaaaaatcaaaaggagTATATCGTAGTAGCATGGTGTTGTGAACTTATTCTCGCGAAAATTGCACTCCACCATTTTGTGAATTTGGGCAGCAGCTCTAGCTTTAGAAATTTCCAGAGTAGGGGCCATCTACATAGACATTTACTCATGATATTCTCTTCGTTTTAACTTTTGACACCTAATTTCTTCCCGCGATGGCCAGGACCACGCCTGACCAATAAGCGTCCTCCATGTGGCTGGCTGGTGGTGAACATTCTCAATGATTAAGATAGCAAAATATAGCGAGTACACAATAGATATTAGAAGAGAAAGgcaattttaattttcaatttAATCCTAGAAAATGGACTCAACTTACAATCCCTTGAAGAAATTGAAATGGCTGCAATTATCCCAAACCAGCTTCCATGGAACCCAATTTTCCCTTTGGAAGCACTTATTGGACCTCCTGCCACTAAAAAGGACCTTTTGTTGAAGCCCATTGGGTCCTAAACCCTCACTCTAAGCGAATGCTTCAAACTCCCCACATGAAGGACATGAGACCCCAAGGCCACCATTCTGTTCCCAAGCTCATCCACGAGGCTCAAATCCTTGCAAACATCAACGTTGAACACAACATAGCCCACCCCTTTGGGGCCCAAGTAGATCTTCTCAAATCCAAGCAAGTGCTTCTGGGGAGAATTGTGCACTGAAGGTGGAGTTGAGAAAAGGAAGACAGTGTGGCTCCCGGCCATGCGACCGGGGTTCTGAACTCTCAGATGGATGTCGAAGGCTGCATTCTGGCATCGACTTCCGACGAGATCGACCGACTTGCACCTCTTGGAGTAGCATGAGTGCCCCTCTTCAAGGGGGATCGATACTAGCTTTGGCGCTTGAACTAGGTGGTGGGTGAAGTCATTGTAGCTCAAACCGTCGCCGAAAGAGTATATCACATCGCCTGTATAGAACCGGTAAGTCCGTCCAGGGTAGCCGGTCGATGGGTCAGGCCTCATGCGCATGTCGGTCATCGGGACCTTGTCTGCAAATGACTGAGGATACCATGTCACAGGCAACCTCCCACCTACAAAAATTGATACAATTTGATCATGATTTAGTCCCGCAATGACAATAAACAATTAAAACGGTGTGCAAGTAAATTATGTGCAACCAAGGTAGCAGCATGATACTGGTGCCGTGCATGCGCTTATAATAGCATAAATGCAAGTGTTGTGCATCCAATTTAGGCTATAACACCAATATTGTTGTTACCATGATGATACTAATAAAGCAGATGTTATATCAAACTTACATGGATTGTAATAGCCAAAGATGATGTCGGCTAGGGCAGCACCGCCAGCTTCGCCAGGGTATCCGACCCAGAGGATGCTCGAAATTCGATCATCAGATTTCGCGAACGATATGTCGAAGGGACCACCAGACATGATCACGAGGATCACCTTGCCCTTCGCTGCCTTTGCTATCTCTGTTACAAGGGTTGTCTGCTGCCCGGGGAGGAGCAGGCTCACCCGATCGAAGCCCTCCCTCTCGATCGATTGATCGGCACCTACAACCAAGACGGTGACATCAGctttcgccgccgccgccttggCTGCATCCAATTGGAGGCTGTTGCCAGCGCACCCCACATTGGTGCATCCTGGCTGGTACACCGTGGAAACAACAGCTTTTAGCCCCTGGAGAGGCGTTGTATACTTGCATGGGGTACCTGTGCAAGATTGATTACTGCGTGATCAGTATTACTAAGGAAGAGACAGAGAAGGCCCAAAATTTAGagcgagaaaaaaagaaaagcctatTGTTGTGGACTGGCCCATGAACTATCGCAGGCGACCCAGCCCACACTACGTACAGGTGGGCCATGGTATCATCCGATTGGAGTCTTTGGACACAAATATGGTCCAAATGTAGCATAGCAAATGCAGCATACATGCTAACTTATTGGAGTCCATC is from Phoenix dactylifera cultivar Barhee BC4 chromosome 6, palm_55x_up_171113_PBpolish2nd_filt_p, whole genome shotgun sequence and encodes:
- the LOC103703479 gene encoding shikimate kinase 3, chloroplastic-like — protein: MMEASAALSFQSCPWIAFERTGGKTGGFLRFPSGFSEERRVQTLRLGDSRRCQSAVRSRHQELKISCCYKKSGGSENFHNSVDEALILKRKSEDVLPYLNGRCLYLVGMMGSGKTTVGKILSEVLGYSFFDSDKLVEQAVGISSVAQIFKEHSEAFFRDNESKVLRDLSSMRRLVVATGGGAVIRPINWRYMKEGISVWLDVPLDALARRIAAVGTDSRPLLHQEPGDPYTKAFMKLTTLSEKRGKAYANADARVCLEHIANKQGHDDVSALTPTAIAIEALIKIECFLTENAAVSNRSYLQG